From Neobacillus sp. PS2-9, the proteins below share one genomic window:
- a CDS encoding toxic anion resistance protein, whose translation MMPISDNDKLSETKASDIKLALRKEPEVQNLVRTIDERDQIQVLEFGKEPAVQISRFSDQILSNMRTTKVEDSGELLKQLGRIMDKFDAKDFQKTSGGIFGKLFKKGEKMVEKLFGKYQTMGSEIDKIYIEISKYQHEMVDSTNMLEQMYEQNYQYYLTLEKYIVAGEMKVEELKNNQLPQLESRVASGDQLASMQLDTLKNVIELLEQRIYDLEMAKMVSLQTAPQIRLLQRGNTKLIGKINSAFVTTIPIFKNGLIQAVAAKRQKLVADSMSELDRRTNEMLLKNAQNISQQSTDIARLAGAPSIKIETIEESWNIIIKGMQETKAIEEENKRLRVEGTKRLEQLQENFKRLKQS comes from the coding sequence ATGATGCCAATAAGCGATAATGACAAACTATCAGAAACAAAAGCTTCTGATATCAAGCTAGCACTCCGTAAAGAACCAGAAGTTCAAAATTTAGTCCGTACGATTGATGAGCGAGACCAAATTCAAGTGTTGGAATTCGGGAAAGAACCAGCCGTGCAAATTTCTCGCTTTTCTGATCAAATTCTCAGCAATATGCGGACAACAAAAGTAGAAGATTCTGGTGAACTTCTGAAACAACTTGGACGCATCATGGATAAATTTGATGCTAAGGACTTTCAGAAGACATCTGGTGGTATTTTCGGAAAGCTATTTAAAAAGGGCGAAAAAATGGTAGAAAAGCTTTTTGGAAAATACCAGACGATGGGCTCTGAAATCGACAAGATTTACATCGAAATCTCCAAATACCAGCATGAGATGGTTGATTCAACCAATATGCTTGAACAAATGTATGAGCAAAACTACCAATACTATTTGACACTTGAAAAGTACATTGTTGCGGGTGAAATGAAAGTAGAGGAGCTGAAGAACAATCAGCTGCCACAGCTAGAATCACGGGTTGCATCAGGAGATCAATTAGCATCCATGCAGTTAGATACATTAAAAAATGTCATTGAGCTACTAGAACAGAGAATATATGACTTAGAAATGGCGAAAATGGTATCGCTACAGACAGCACCGCAAATACGCTTATTGCAAAGAGGGAATACAAAGCTGATAGGAAAAATTAATTCAGCATTTGTGACGACGATCCCTATTTTTAAAAATGGATTAATTCAAGCAGTTGCAGCAAAGCGTCAGAAGCTTGTTGCTGATTCTATGAGTGAGCTTGACCGCAGAACCAATGAAATGCTGCTTAAAAATGCTCAGAATATTTCACAACAGAGCACTGATATTGCAAGGTTAGCAGGTGCTCCAAGCATTAAAATTGAAACAATTGAAGAGTCTTGGAATATCATCATCAAGGGTATGCAGGAAACAAAGGCGATTGAAGAAGAAAATAAACGGTTGCGTGTGGAAGGTACAAAACGTTTAGAGCAGTTACAGGAAAACTTTAAGAGATTGAAACAATCATAA
- a CDS encoding TerD family protein, with product MAINLQKGQRVDLTKGNPGLTKILVGLGWDPVQSGGGGGLFGGLFGGGSAPNVDCDASVIMLGSNDKLQNNKDVIYFGNLRSNDGSVQHSGDNLTGDGDGDDEQVMIDLSRVPSNIQKLVFVVNIYDCVKRKQHFGMIQNAFIRVVNPSNNQELIHYNLTDNYSGLTCLVTGELYRHGNDWKFAAIGSGTNAASLSEVVRSYS from the coding sequence ATGGCTATTAACTTACAAAAAGGGCAGCGAGTGGATTTAACGAAAGGAAATCCAGGACTTACTAAAATCCTGGTAGGATTAGGTTGGGATCCAGTTCAAAGCGGAGGGGGCGGCGGCTTGTTTGGCGGTTTGTTCGGCGGCGGCAGTGCTCCAAATGTTGACTGTGATGCGTCAGTTATTATGCTTGGTTCGAATGATAAGCTTCAAAATAATAAAGATGTTATCTATTTTGGTAATTTACGAAGCAATGACGGCAGTGTACAACACTCAGGAGACAACTTAACAGGGGACGGAGACGGTGATGACGAGCAGGTAATGATTGACTTAAGTAGAGTGCCGTCAAACATACAGAAACTTGTTTTCGTTGTTAATATTTATGACTGTGTGAAAAGAAAACAGCATTTTGGAATGATTCAAAATGCATTCATTAGGGTAGTAAATCCTTCTAATAACCAGGAACTGATCCATTATAATCTAACTGACAATTACAGTGGATTAACATGTCTTGTGACAGGTGAACTATACCGACATGGAAATGACTGGAAGTTCGCTGCGATTGGCAGTGGTACTAATGCAGCTAGCCTTTCTGAAGTGGTTCGTTCTTATAGTTAA
- a CDS encoding TerD family protein, which produces MGINLSKGQRIDLTKTNPGLTKVIIGLGWDTNRYHGGNDFDLDASAFLADANSRVTEDLDFIFYNNLVHTSGAVEHTGDNRTGEGDGDDEQIKIDFSKVPSHISRIAITVTIHDAEARNQNFGQVSNAFARVVDEETNREILRFDLGEDFSVETAVVICELYRHNGDWKFNAVGSGFAGGLAALCRNFGLEV; this is translated from the coding sequence TTGGGAATTAATTTATCAAAAGGACAAAGAATCGACTTAACGAAAACAAATCCCGGATTAACGAAGGTCATCATCGGTCTTGGCTGGGATACAAATCGCTATCATGGCGGAAATGATTTTGATCTTGATGCATCGGCATTTTTAGCAGATGCCAACAGCAGGGTGACGGAAGATCTGGACTTTATTTTTTACAATAACTTGGTGCATACCTCAGGTGCCGTTGAACATACTGGCGACAACCGCACGGGTGAGGGTGACGGGGATGATGAGCAAATTAAGATTGATTTTAGTAAGGTTCCATCCCATATTAGTCGGATTGCCATTACTGTAACCATCCATGATGCTGAAGCGAGAAACCAGAATTTTGGTCAAGTCAGTAATGCCTTTGCTCGGGTAGTAGACGAAGAAACAAACCGTGAAATCCTAAGATTTGACCTGGGTGAAGATTTTTCTGTTGAAACTGCTGTTGTGATTTGTGAGCTTTATCGTCACAATGGTGATTGGAAATTCAATGCAGTAGGTAGTGGTTTTGCAGGAGGCTTGGCTGCCCTCTGTAGAAACTTTGGATTAGAAGTATAA
- a CDS encoding thymidylate synthase produces the protein MKQYLELCEHVLKNGTVKGDRTGTGTVSTFGYQMRFNLEDGFPLVTTKKLHLKSIIYELLWFLKGDTNVRYLQENGVRIWNEWADEFGELGPVYGHQWRSWTGADGKTVDQISELIHQIKTNPNSRRLLVNAWNVAEIDHMALPPCHCMFQFYVADGKLSCQLYQRSADVFLGVPFNIASYALLTYMIAQVCDLKPGEFIHTFGDVHIYQNHLEQIKLQLGREPKRLPTLKINPNVKDIFSFEYDDFTLEGYEAHPHIKGVVSV, from the coding sequence GTGAAGCAATATTTAGAGTTATGTGAGCATGTATTAAAAAATGGTACCGTAAAAGGGGACCGAACGGGGACTGGAACGGTTAGTACGTTTGGGTATCAAATGAGATTTAATTTAGAGGACGGATTTCCACTAGTAACTACAAAAAAACTACATCTAAAATCTATTATTTATGAATTGCTATGGTTTTTAAAAGGCGATACCAATGTTCGTTACCTTCAGGAAAATGGGGTACGAATATGGAATGAATGGGCAGATGAATTTGGTGAATTAGGACCTGTATATGGACATCAATGGCGGTCATGGACAGGCGCAGACGGAAAAACAGTGGATCAGATTAGTGAGCTAATCCATCAGATAAAAACAAATCCAAACTCAAGAAGACTATTGGTCAATGCCTGGAATGTCGCAGAAATCGACCATATGGCATTACCTCCGTGTCATTGTATGTTCCAATTTTATGTTGCTGATGGAAAGTTATCCTGTCAGTTATATCAACGCTCAGCGGATGTATTTCTTGGAGTCCCATTCAATATTGCTTCCTACGCACTTTTAACATATATGATTGCTCAAGTGTGTGATTTAAAGCCCGGTGAATTTATTCATACCTTTGGAGATGTTCATATTTATCAAAATCATCTAGAACAAATCAAGCTCCAATTAGGAAGAGAGCCAAAGAGGCTACCAACTCTGAAAATTAATCCAAATGTAAAGGATATTTTCTCATTTGAGTATGATGATTTTACTTTAGAGGGTTATGAAGCTCATCCACACATCAAAGGAGTTGTCAGTGTATGA
- a CDS encoding dihydrofolate reductase: protein MISFIVAMDENRTIGRENQLPWHLPEDLKFFKKVTMGHPIAMGRKTHESIGRVLPGRENIVITRQEGYQSEGCTMFYSVEEFVNYCRGVDDEIFVIGGAEIFREAFPYVDCLYITLIHETFEGDTYFPPFDLSQWELTSREKGPINENNPYDYEFRIYKRKV, encoded by the coding sequence ATGATTTCTTTTATCGTTGCAATGGACGAAAATAGAACGATTGGAAGAGAAAATCAGTTACCCTGGCATTTACCGGAAGACTTAAAATTTTTTAAAAAGGTGACGATGGGTCATCCAATTGCAATGGGGAGAAAAACGCACGAGTCCATAGGTCGTGTCCTACCAGGCAGGGAGAATATTGTGATTACCCGTCAGGAAGGCTACCAAAGCGAAGGCTGTACGATGTTTTACTCGGTTGAGGAGTTTGTGAACTATTGCCGAGGTGTGGACGATGAGATATTTGTCATTGGCGGAGCGGAAATTTTCCGTGAGGCATTTCCCTATGTTGACTGCTTGTACATAACGCTAATACATGAAACATTTGAAGGAGATACATACTTTCCTCCATTTGACCTAAGTCAGTGGGAACTTACATCCCGCGAAAAAGGGCCAATAAATGAAAATAACCCATATGATTATGAATTTAGAATCTATAAAAGGAAAGTTTAG
- a CDS encoding twin-arginine translocase TatA/TatE family subunit, with amino-acid sequence MFSNIGVPGLILILTLALIIFGPKKLPEIGRAFGQTLKEFKKSTRELTDDVMKDIDEEKKNLTK; translated from the coding sequence ATGTTTTCAAATATCGGAGTACCCGGACTAATTTTGATTTTAACTCTTGCTCTAATCATTTTTGGACCAAAGAAGCTTCCTGAAATTGGACGTGCGTTTGGGCAAACATTAAAGGAATTTAAAAAGTCGACACGTGAACTTACAGACGATGTAATGAAGGATATTGACGAAGAAAAGAAAAACTTGACAAAATAA
- the tatC gene encoding twin-arginine translocase subunit TatC, which yields MEDKELNLVDHLEELRKRIIISALAFIVFFAIGFIYVDDIYKWFVRDLEVKLMVLGPSDIIWIYFMLATVVAVAGTIPVLALQIWLFVKPALRPVERRITLSYVPALFFLFLIGLSFGYFVIFPMVLKFLVNIGGDMFVTNFTADRYFSFIMNMTLPFGVLFELPVVVMFLTSLGIINPFVLAKIRKYAYFVLIIIAVVITPPDFMSDFVVTLPLLMLYEISINLSKFVYRKRLKKQKEDELIEA from the coding sequence ATGGAAGATAAAGAATTAAATTTAGTTGACCACTTGGAAGAACTACGTAAGCGGATTATTATTTCCGCACTCGCTTTTATCGTCTTTTTTGCCATCGGTTTTATTTATGTGGATGATATTTATAAATGGTTCGTTCGCGACCTAGAAGTGAAATTAATGGTACTTGGACCAAGTGACATTATTTGGATTTATTTTATGTTAGCGACTGTTGTAGCAGTTGCTGGGACGATACCGGTTCTAGCATTGCAAATCTGGTTGTTTGTAAAACCAGCTTTAAGACCAGTAGAAAGAAGAATCACTCTTTCATACGTACCAGCCTTATTCTTTTTATTTTTAATTGGTCTTTCATTTGGGTATTTTGTTATTTTTCCAATGGTTCTTAAATTCTTAGTGAATATTGGCGGTGATATGTTTGTTACCAATTTCACGGCTGATCGATATTTTAGTTTTATTATGAATATGACATTACCATTTGGGGTGTTGTTTGAACTCCCGGTTGTTGTTATGTTTTTAACCTCACTTGGAATTATTAATCCGTTTGTATTGGCAAAGATACGGAAGTATGCCTACTTTGTTTTGATTATTATAGCTGTGGTAATTACTCCTCCTGACTTTATGTCCGATTTTGTTGTAACCCTGCCACTGTTAATGCTTTATGAAATTAGTATTAACCTTTCTAAATTTGTTTACCGAAAACGGTTAAAGAAACAAAAGGAAGATGAATTAATAGAAGCATAG
- a CDS encoding hydrogenase small subunit has product MKRQKTVYEAAIDHGFSRRDFLKMCTALAATLGLEFTQSDQVVKAMETKSRVPVVWLQFQDCTGCSESFIRSSQPKTESVLLEMISLEYSEVLSAASGHQVEASMKQVLKDYKGEYILAVEGSIPDDDAFLTVAGQSAKETFLEMAAGAKAIIAYGSCSSWGGIAAAHPNPTGAKPVTSFVKDTPIILVPGCPPISEVMTGVIAHFITFSKLPELDQFGRPKAFYRHRIHDKCNRRAYFDAGLFVESFDDEGAKQGYCLYKVGCKGPTTYNSCAEMRWNGGVSYPIQSGNPCFGCSEKDFWDNGPFYTRRAKIPGTQTTIEPDEVGLAAIGLTAAGIAVHATGTVIKKKRDDKRGEEE; this is encoded by the coding sequence ATGAAGAGACAGAAAACAGTATACGAAGCCGCGATCGACCATGGCTTTAGCAGGCGTGACTTTCTAAAAATGTGTACTGCGCTTGCTGCTACATTAGGTCTAGAATTCACGCAGTCTGATCAAGTGGTGAAAGCCATGGAAACAAAATCAAGAGTACCAGTTGTATGGCTGCAATTTCAAGATTGCACGGGTTGTTCCGAATCTTTCATACGATCATCACAACCAAAGACTGAAAGCGTTTTACTCGAAATGATTTCACTGGAATATTCAGAAGTGCTTTCAGCAGCTTCAGGGCATCAGGTTGAAGCTTCCATGAAACAAGTATTAAAGGATTATAAAGGGGAGTACATTCTAGCTGTTGAAGGAAGTATCCCTGATGATGATGCGTTCTTAACTGTTGCAGGACAATCGGCAAAAGAAACCTTCCTGGAAATGGCCGCAGGGGCAAAGGCGATAATCGCTTATGGTTCATGTTCGTCATGGGGAGGAATTGCTGCTGCACATCCAAATCCAACGGGTGCCAAGCCAGTTACAAGCTTTGTAAAGGATACCCCAATTATTCTCGTACCGGGATGTCCGCCTATTTCAGAAGTAATGACGGGAGTGATTGCTCACTTTATTACATTTAGTAAATTACCAGAATTGGATCAGTTCGGACGCCCAAAAGCTTTCTATCGTCACCGAATACATGACAAATGCAATAGAAGAGCCTATTTCGATGCGGGATTATTTGTAGAATCGTTCGACGATGAAGGGGCTAAACAAGGTTATTGTTTATATAAAGTGGGCTGTAAAGGTCCAACCACTTATAACTCTTGTGCAGAAATGCGCTGGAATGGCGGGGTTAGCTATCCGATTCAATCAGGTAACCCATGCTTTGGATGTTCAGAAAAAGATTTCTGGGATAATGGCCCATTCTATACAAGAAGAGCGAAAATACCTGGAACGCAAACAACAATTGAACCTGATGAGGTCGGGTTAGCAGCCATTGGATTAACAGCAGCTGGTATTGCTGTTCATGCAACTGGAACGGTAATAAAGAAGAAGAGAGACGACAAACGGGGTGAGGAAGAATGA
- a CDS encoding nickel-dependent hydrogenase large subunit, with translation MSERIVVDPITRIEGHLRVEVDVDEKGVIKEAYSSGTAVRGLELIVKDRDPRDVWAYVQRICGVCTTVHALASIRSVEDALKIKIPRNAHLIRDIMNEALFVHDHIVHFYHLHALDWVDVVSAISANPAETSKLAQSISSWPKSSPGYFTDVQNKVKKLVESGQLGIFANGYWGHKAYKLPPEVNLLAVAHYLEALDWQKEIVKIHTIFGGKNPHPHYVVGGMATPLDIDSDNGVHAERLMHVSQLIDQAREFVNQVYIPDLLAIGSFYKDWTYGGGLNNYLCYGDFSTGDIYDTKLYRMPRGIVLNGNLNEVLDVDLKDPKHVQEFIDHSWYTYDGNEGGKGKHPFEGETTFNYTGPKAPFKTLDTDKQYSWLKAPRWKEHPMETGPLARMIVGYAAGKEEIVNIVDETLKKLDLPITALQSALGRTVARGLETVLISGWLRNDMDELLKNVKSGNQTTFDRTKWEPSTWPERAKGVGWMEAPRGALGHWIDIKDGKTHNYQAVVPSTWNASPRDHKNNIGAYEAALKGTPMLNKEQPLEIMRIIHSFDPCLACAVHLTDLETNNTTEIRLG, from the coding sequence ATGAGTGAACGAATAGTAGTAGACCCAATAACAAGAATAGAAGGTCACCTTCGTGTAGAAGTAGATGTAGATGAAAAAGGTGTAATTAAGGAAGCGTATAGTTCAGGAACAGCTGTCCGTGGTCTTGAGTTGATTGTAAAGGACCGAGACCCAAGGGATGTCTGGGCATATGTGCAGCGTATTTGTGGTGTTTGTACGACAGTACATGCATTGGCATCCATTCGTTCTGTTGAAGATGCCTTAAAAATAAAGATTCCGAGAAATGCCCATTTAATAAGAGACATAATGAATGAAGCGTTATTTGTTCATGACCATATCGTCCATTTCTATCACCTTCATGCATTGGATTGGGTAGATGTTGTAAGTGCAATCAGTGCCAATCCCGCAGAGACATCTAAGCTGGCTCAATCCATTTCAAGCTGGCCAAAGTCATCGCCAGGATACTTCACAGATGTGCAAAACAAAGTAAAAAAACTAGTTGAAAGTGGTCAATTAGGTATTTTTGCAAACGGTTATTGGGGGCACAAAGCCTATAAACTTCCACCTGAAGTAAATCTATTGGCTGTTGCTCACTACCTGGAAGCATTAGATTGGCAGAAGGAAATCGTTAAAATTCATACCATTTTTGGCGGCAAAAATCCTCATCCGCATTATGTCGTTGGTGGAATGGCGACTCCTCTCGATATTGATAGCGATAATGGAGTCCATGCTGAACGACTCATGCATGTATCACAATTAATTGATCAAGCCCGGGAATTTGTGAATCAAGTATATATTCCTGATTTACTCGCTATCGGTTCCTTTTATAAGGATTGGACGTATGGCGGCGGCTTAAATAATTATCTTTGCTATGGAGATTTCTCTACAGGAGACATCTATGATACAAAGCTATATCGCATGCCAAGAGGAATTGTTTTAAATGGCAATTTGAATGAAGTGTTGGATGTTGATTTAAAGGATCCTAAACATGTTCAGGAGTTTATTGACCACTCCTGGTATACCTACGATGGAAATGAAGGCGGAAAAGGTAAGCATCCATTCGAAGGAGAAACAACTTTTAATTACACAGGACCGAAAGCACCGTTTAAAACATTGGATACTGACAAACAGTATAGCTGGCTAAAGGCACCGCGCTGGAAAGAGCATCCAATGGAAACAGGACCACTTGCAAGAATGATCGTAGGTTATGCAGCTGGAAAAGAAGAGATTGTAAATATCGTAGATGAAACATTGAAAAAGCTGGATTTACCAATCACAGCCTTACAATCAGCATTAGGACGTACCGTTGCCAGGGGACTTGAAACGGTGTTAATTTCCGGATGGTTGCGTAATGACATGGATGAATTATTAAAAAATGTGAAAAGCGGAAACCAAACGACCTTTGATCGGACAAAATGGGAACCAAGTACGTGGCCGGAACGTGCCAAAGGCGTAGGCTGGATGGAAGCACCACGCGGCGCACTTGGCCATTGGATTGATATCAAGGATGGGAAAACACATAACTACCAGGCCGTTGTACCTTCCACATGGAATGCCTCACCTCGAGATCATAAAAACAATATCGGGGCATATGAGGCAGCCCTTAAAGGAACACCGATGTTGAATAAGGAGCAGCCATTAGAAATTATGAGGATTATCCATTCGTTTGACCCTTGTCTTGCATGTGCTGTCCACTTAACCGATTTGGAAACTAATAATACGACCGAAATTCGTTTAGGTTAG